TGGAAGACGACTGCGTTCCCCATCCAGACTTCTTCCCCTACTGCACGGAGCTGCTCGAGCGCTACCGCCACGACACCCGGGTGTGGTGCATCAGTGGCAACAACTTCCAGAATGGCCGATGGCGTGGCGACGGCAGCTACTACTTCAGCCGCTACAACCACTGCTGGGGCTGGGCCACCTGGCGCCATTGCTGGAGCCATTACGACAGGGAGCTTCTCCATTGGCCATCTCTGAAAGCTTCAGGCCTACTCGGGTCAATCTTTGAGAATTCACGGGAAGCCAAGTACTGGACACGAATCTGGGACCGCCTACTTCACGAAGGCAAGCCTGACACCTGGGATTACCAATGGACCCTCACCTGCCTGATGAACGGAGGAATAACGGCACTCCCCAACAGAAATCTCGTGACGAACATCGGATTTGCGATGGATGCGTGCCACACGACAACGGCGCCCAGTTCAGCAATGCCACTTAGCAACTTCGTAAATGCAACTTCGCCTTCAGGCCTGTTCCCGCTTCGGCATCCTGGCTTCACGTTGCAAGACAAGTCTGCCGACGCCTATACCTATAAGCACCATTTCAGCATAAGTCTGGCTCTTCGCCTTGGCCAGCGGCTTCAACTGGGAAAGCCCCGCCGATCAGCCAGGACAAGACTCGAAAGCAATGATTGAACTCAAGAGATACAAACTTACGGCCACTGAGAAGAAAGATCTTGAGAACTACCTTAACCAAGTTGGAGCAAATCCTTCCCTAGAACAGATTTGGAACCTGATGGATCAAGCATGGCACCGAGCGGGCTGCCGCCAAAGCAACTATGAAGCACGTAACTACAATAGATTCTATGCGGATCCTGTCTGGCTCCTGAACGGCATCTACATCGAACAGGATCCAGTATCCATGGGCCATCGACACTCAATCGCCAACGCAGTGGCCTCGCTTGGACCAAAGCGGATTCTCGATTTTGGCGGTGGCTTTGGCACTTTGGCCAGGCTGATGGCAGATCGCCTGCCTGCCTCGCAGATCTTCATCTACGATCCTTTCCCTCCAGCTCATGGGGTAGAGATTTGCAAACCGTATCCAAACATCACCTACATCGATACGCTCACGGCTCACCAATACGATGCCTTGGTCTGCACTGATGTACTGGAGCATCTGCACGATCCTCTGTGCCTGCTTGCCGAGCTGGTGGAAACGGTAAAGCCAAGAGGGCATCTCTTCATTGCCAACTGCTTTGAGCCGGTGATCCTCTGTCATCTTCCCTGCACCTTTCATCTCCGCTATTTTTTTAGCTGGTGCGTAAAACCTCTCGGCCTGCACAAGATAGGGCACTGCCAAGGCAGCCATGCGTGGATCTATCAACGAAGCTCTGAAGAAGCCCCAAATCTCAGCAGGGCACGGTTGCACGAGACGCTGGCCAAAGCTCTTCATCCCCTTCTTTCCTGGCTTGTCCTCACAGCCCGCCACATGGTGCGAGCACTGAGAAAGCTTCCCATTTTCGGTGCAGCCCGTTGAGGATCTGCCACCTCTCTTTCACGGATGGGAAGGGTGGCGCAGCCCGCGCCGCCTGTCGCATCCACGCCGCGCTTCAGGCACGAGAGGCACCCGAGATCAGCAGCGCCATGCAGGTCGCTATCAAACAGAGCGACGATTCCAGCATCCATGGACCCCTGGGGAAGCGGAGGGCGCTGCCTATGGCGCGCAACGCACTCGGCAGCCTGCTGCCAGCTCTGCAGCACACAGCCAACCCGGTGCTCCATTCCCCCGCCTGGCTCCCCTGTCGACTCGACAGGGAACTCAACGCCTTCGACGCCGATCTGCTGCATCTGCACTGGGTGCAGGGGGAGATGCTCTCAATCGAGGCCATCGGCCGGTTGCACAAGCCGCTGGTGTGGACTCTGCATGACGGCTGGGCTTTCTGTGGCAGCGAGCACTATCCCGATGGTGCGGAGGATCGCCGCTACCAGCAGGGCTACCACCGCGGCAACAGGCCGCCGAACCATCACGGCCTGGATCTTGACCGCTGGTGCTGGCAGCGCAAACGCAGGCACTGGAAACGACCCATGCAGCTCGTATGCCCAAGCCGCTGGCTGGCCAGCTGCGTGGAGCGCTCAGCGCTGCTGCGCGACTGGCCCGTGAGGGTGATTCCCCATCCCCTGCCCACAGACCTCTACCGGCCCTGGCCCCAGGCCCTGGCGCGGCAACTGTTTGCCCTGCCGGCAGAGGCGCCGCTACTGCTGTTCGGTGCCATCGGCGGCAGCCGTGACCCTCGCAAGGGCTGGGATCTGCTTGCCCCTGCCCTGCAACAGCTGGCCCACACCCAGCCCAGCCTCCAGGTTGTGGTGTTCGGCCAGTCGGAGCCGGCGGATCCTCCCCGCCTCGGACTGCCGATCCACTACGTGGGTGCCCTCCACGACAACCAAGCCCTGGCGCTGCTCTACTCCAGCGCCGATGTGATGGTGGTGCCCTCCCGCATGGAGGCTTTAGGGCAGACGGCCTCGGAGGCCCAGGCATGCGGCGTGCCCGTGGTGGCCTTCAACGCCACCGGCCTGCCCGATGTAGTGGAACACCTGCGCACCGGCTATCTGGCTGCCCCCTTCGATCCCACTGACCTTGCCGCGGGCATCCGGTGGGTGCTGGAGGACGACGAGCGTCGGAGCAAGCTCGGGGCGATGGCGAGGTCGCGGGCAGCTCAGCTCTGGCAGCCAGCAGGGATCGCACGGCAGTACCTGGAGGTGTACGAGCAAGCCAGAGACGCCTGGAATGGGTAACGCGAGCAGGGAACCAGCCTCGCCACAGCCCCCGCCGGACAACCATCGGGTGCTGGCAGTGGTGGTGACCTTCCGCCCTGATCTGGAGCAGCTGGGGCACACCCTCAGCAGCCTCAGCCATCAGGTCTCCGGCCTTGCCCTGGTGGACAACACTCCGGAAGGCATCCAGATCAACCTGAAGCACTTTCAACAGGAAGGAGAACAACGGGGCACAGAGCCCTGGATCTTCTGGCCGAATCACCGCAATCTCGGGCTGGCCGCCGCCCAGAACATCGGCCTGCGGCTGGCCATCGAGCACGGCTATTCCCATGTGCTGCTGAGCGATCAGGACACCACCTTTCACGACGATGCCGTCGACCACCTGCTGGCCGCCCATGAAGCGCTCAGCCTTTCCGGCCACCGGGTGGCGGCGGTGGCCGCAGGCTTTGAGCATCCGCTCAAGCCGGCCCAGGAGGAGGTCGTGTTCCTGCGCCATGAGGGGCTGTTCTGGAAGCGTGTGCACCGGAGCCAGGGCCTCTGCCGGATCTCCTATGCGATCGCTGCCGGCACCTTGATTCCCACCGCCGTGCTGCCCCGGATCGGCCTGATGGACGAGAGCCTCTTCATCGACTGGGTGGATGTGGCGTGGTGCCTGCAGGCCGCCCGGCAGGGCTTCGAGCTCTACGGCAGCGCCGACGCCCGCACATCGCACCGGCTCGGGGAATCCATGGGGACCCTGCTGGGCCGTCCTGTAGCTCTGCACGCTGCCCAGCGCAGCTACTTCATCACCCGCAACGCCCTGCGGTTGGCCCTGCATCTGCCCGCCCCCCGGGGCCCGCAGCGTCTGCGCTTCCTCTGGCTCGCCCTGCTCTACGCCTGCGTGATGCCCTGGATCAGCGCCACGCCAGGCCTGCATGGCCGGATGGCCTGGCGGGGTGTGCGCGACGGCCTGCGCAACCGGGGCGGGCCTCTGCCCACCGCGAGACGTCAGGGGCACGCCGCATGAGCCAGCTCCAACCGAGCCCCCAGGGAGCGTCACCTCCGCTCGTTTCGGTGCTCGTGTCCACCTGCAACGCCGCGCGCTACCTACCGGGCTGCCTCGACAGCCTGCTGGCCCAGACCATTGCCGACCAGCTGGAAATCCTGGTGATCGACAGCGGCTCCCAGCAGGAGGAATCCGCCATCGTGCGCCGCTATCAGGCCGCGCACCCCAACATCCGGCTTCTGCGCACGGAGCGGGAAACCGTCTACGCCGCCTGGAATCGCGGCATCGCCATGGCCCGTGGCCGCTACCTCACCAACGCCAACACCGACGACCGCCTGGCCCCTGAGGCACTGGAGCGGCTGAGCGGGGCCCTCGAGGCCGATCCGCAGGCGGGCCTGGCCTATGCCGACGCCCTGGTGACCTCCACCGACAACGCCGGCTTCGCCGATGCCTTCGCCGGCAGCGGTGCCGTGAGCGGCTGCTTCCACTGGCCCGCCTTCGACCCGGCCCTGCTGTTGCGCGTGTGCTTCGTGGGCCCCCAGCCGCTGTGGCGCCGCCAGCTCCACGCCGCCCATGGTCTGTTCGACCCCAGCTTCCACAGCGCCGGGGACTATGAGTTCTGGCTGAGGATCTGCCGGCACACCCGGTTTGTGCACCTCCCCGCGGTGCTGGGGCTTTACCTGGAGCGGCCGGGGAGCCTGGAGCACCGCAACGCCCGCCGCAACCAGGAAGAAACCGCCCGGGCCCGGCAGCGCCACTGGGACGCCGCCTCGGGCCCCCTGCCGCCCGCCCATTCCGGTTTTCTGCGCCGCTACCGCCTGCAGGCATTCAGCCCCGACGAACCGGCCCCCGGCCGGCCGGAGGTGTCGGTGATCGTGCCCACCCGCAACCGCCCGGCCCAGCTGGCCCGAGCCCTGGAGAGCATCGCCGCCCAGACCTTCCGCAACCTGGAGGTGATCGTGGTCAACGACGGCGGTGCGGACGTGTCGGAGGTGATCCGGACAGCGCGGCCTGGCCAGGCCTCCGTGCGCTGCATCAGCCATCCCCGCTGCCTCGGTGCCGCCGCCGCCAGAAACAGCGGTCTGCGCCTCAGCCGCGGCCGCCACATCGCTTACCTCGACGACGACGACATCTTCTACCCCCGCCATCTGGAAACCCTGCTCGGCGCCGCCAGGACCCAGCAGGCGCGCTTCGTGGTGGCCCAGGCCGTGCAGGCGCGCTACGGCGCCAGGGATGGCCGGCGTCTCTGGCATCGGCTCCACCCCACCAGCCCCCTGACCCTCGAAGCCCTGCTGGTGCGGAACCGCATCCCCACCCTGGCGGTGCTGCACCACCGGGAGGCCCTGGGCACCGCCGGCTTCTTCGACGAGTCGCTTCCCACCCACGAAGACTGGGACCTCTGGATCCGCATGGTGCAGAACTTCGGTGCCGTCGTCATGGCCGAAGCCACCTGTGAGTTCCAGACCCGCTCAGGACCCGACGCCCTCACGGCCCGCCAGCGGCACAACTTCCTCGAAACGATGCGGGTGGTGCATGGGCGCTATGGCCATCTGGCCCGTGATCCGGAGGCGGTGCGGCGTCAGCAGCGGGCGGTGGAGCGGCGGCTGGAAGCCGAACTGTTCGGGGTGATGCGCTGGGTCCTGCCGGTGCTGCGCCCACTGCAGAGCACCCTGCGCACCGCGGCCTCATTCCTCAGCCACGCCTTGCTCCCACGCCTCCGGGCGTTGGCGGCCCGGCTGCGCGGCTGACGCTCACGCCACCAACCCCAGCCGCCCGCCGCTGTAGCCCCCCCGCTCCCGCACGCCCTTGCACCACTCCTGGTGCTCCAGATACCAGCGCACCGTGGCCTCCAGCCCCTGCTCGAAGGCATGGCGCGGCTGCCAGCCCAGCTCGCTGCTGATCCGGGCCGGATCGATGGCGTAGCGGCGGTCGTGGCCGGGGCGGTCGGTGACGGGGGTGATCAGATCGGCGTGGGGGGCGCCGGCGGGGCGCAGCTGATCCAGCAGGGCGCAGATCGCCGTCACCACCTGCTTGTTGGTGCGTTCGCCATGGCCGCCCACGCAGTAGCTGCGGCCCAGCTGGCCGGAGGTGGCCGCCAGCAGCAACGCGTCCACGTGGTCTTCCACGTAGAGCCAGTCGCGCACGTTGGCGCCGTCGCCGTAGAGGGGGATCGGCTCGCCGGCGGCGGCCTTGAGGATCACCACCGGAATCAGCTTCTCCGGAAACTGCCAGGGCCCATAGTTGTTGGAGCAGTTGGTGAGCACCACCGGCAGGCCGTAGGTGTGGTGCCAGGCGCTCACCAGGTGGTCGCTGGCGGCCTTGCTGGCCGAATAGGGGCTGCGCGGGTCGTAGGGGGTGGTCTCCGAGAAGCGGCCGGTCTCGCCCAGCGAGCCGAACACCTCATCGGTGCTGATGTGGTGGAAGCGGAAGGCGGATCGACGCTCCTCGGCCAGCCCCTCGTGGTGGCTCCGCACCGCCTGCAGCAGGTTGAAGGTGCCGCTCACGTTGCTGGCGATGAAGGCCTCGGGCCCCTCGATCGAGCGGTCGACATGGCTCTCGGCCGCCAGGTGCATCACCAGATCCGGGTCGGCCCGGCGCACCGCCTCGGCCGTGGCCGCCGCATCGGTGAGGTCCACCCGCAGCAGCTGGTGGCGCCCTTCCGCAGCGGCCCCCAGCGGCGCCAGCACCGCCTCGATGCTGGTGAGGTCGCTGGCGTAGCCGCACTTGTCGAGGTTGAACACCGTGGCGCCGCTCTCCGCCAGCAGGCGCCGCACCACGGCACCCCCGATGAAGCCCGCCCCGCCGGTGACCAGCACCCTCCTGCGGGATCCGAGCAGGGAGGGGAGGTCGTTCACGGCGAAAACTCCTGCGGTGGCTTGGCCAGGCGGCATCACGCTATCAGCGCTGCCGCTGGGGGCCGGAGGCTTCCGCCTCGCGCTCTGCATACAGTGCCCTCCAGCGCGCCGGACACCATGTCCGGACGCCGTTGGCCAGCCCGTGCAGCCCCCCAGCCCTCCCCATCAGCGGCGCATCTGGTTCTCGCTCGTGCTGTTCCAGCACCGCCTGCCCAGCATTCAGCCGCTGCTGGCCTCGATCCGCGCCCTGGCCGAGCAGACCCCTCGCTGGCGCACGGCCCTTGCGGTGTACGACGGCAGCCCTCCCGGCCCGGCCCTGCCCGCGGCTGCGGAACTCGAGGCCCAGCTGGGCGGTGTGCCCCTGCACTACACCCGGGGCGCGAACGTCGGCTACGGGCGCGCCCACAACAGCAACTACGCAGCTGCCGCGCTGGATCCGGGTGATCTGTTCATCGTGACCAATCCGGACATTCGCTTCGCACCGGCTGAGCTGACGCCTCTGCTGGACTGGGTGGTCTGCAGCCCTCAGGT
This portion of the Cyanobium sp. NIES-981 genome encodes:
- the rfbB gene encoding dTDP-glucose 4,6-dehydratase, which gives rise to MNDLPSLLGSRRRVLVTGGAGFIGGAVVRRLLAESGATVFNLDKCGYASDLTSIEAVLAPLGAAAEGRHQLLRVDLTDAAATAEAVRRADPDLVMHLAAESHVDRSIEGPEAFIASNVSGTFNLLQAVRSHHEGLAEERRSAFRFHHISTDEVFGSLGETGRFSETTPYDPRSPYSASKAASDHLVSAWHHTYGLPVVLTNCSNNYGPWQFPEKLIPVVILKAAAGEPIPLYGDGANVRDWLYVEDHVDALLLAATSGQLGRSYCVGGHGERTNKQVVTAICALLDQLRPAGAPHADLITPVTDRPGHDRRYAIDPARISSELGWQPRHAFEQGLEATVRWYLEHQEWCKGVRERGGYSGGRLGLVA
- a CDS encoding glycosyltransferase family 2 protein — translated: MTFRPDLEQLGHTLSSLSHQVSGLALVDNTPEGIQINLKHFQQEGEQRGTEPWIFWPNHRNLGLAAAQNIGLRLAIEHGYSHVLLSDQDTTFHDDAVDHLLAAHEALSLSGHRVAAVAAGFEHPLKPAQEEVVFLRHEGLFWKRVHRSQGLCRISYAIAAGTLIPTAVLPRIGLMDESLFIDWVDVAWCLQAARQGFELYGSADARTSHRLGESMGTLLGRPVALHAAQRSYFITRNALRLALHLPAPRGPQRLRFLWLALLYACVMPWISATPGLHGRMAWRGVRDGLRNRGGPLPTARRQGHAA
- a CDS encoding glycosyltransferase, with translation MSQLQPSPQGASPPLVSVLVSTCNAARYLPGCLDSLLAQTIADQLEILVIDSGSQQEESAIVRRYQAAHPNIRLLRTERETVYAAWNRGIAMARGRYLTNANTDDRLAPEALERLSGALEADPQAGLAYADALVTSTDNAGFADAFAGSGAVSGCFHWPAFDPALLLRVCFVGPQPLWRRQLHAAHGLFDPSFHSAGDYEFWLRICRHTRFVHLPAVLGLYLERPGSLEHRNARRNQEETARARQRHWDAASGPLPPAHSGFLRRYRLQAFSPDEPAPGRPEVSVIVPTRNRPAQLARALESIAAQTFRNLEVIVVNDGGADVSEVIRTARPGQASVRCISHPRCLGAAAARNSGLRLSRGRHIAYLDDDDIFYPRHLETLLGAARTQQARFVVAQAVQARYGARDGRRLWHRLHPTSPLTLEALLVRNRIPTLAVLHHREALGTAGFFDESLPTHEDWDLWIRMVQNFGAVVMAEATCEFQTRSGPDALTARQRHNFLETMRVVHGRYGHLARDPEAVRRQQRAVERRLEAELFGVMRWVLPVLRPLQSTLRTAASFLSHALLPRLRALAARLRG
- a CDS encoding methyltransferase domain-containing protein, which produces MASGFNWESPADQPGQDSKAMIELKRYKLTATEKKDLENYLNQVGANPSLEQIWNLMDQAWHRAGCRQSNYEARNYNRFYADPVWLLNGIYIEQDPVSMGHRHSIANAVASLGPKRILDFGGGFGTLARLMADRLPASQIFIYDPFPPAHGVEICKPYPNITYIDTLTAHQYDALVCTDVLEHLHDPLCLLAELVETVKPRGHLFIANCFEPVILCHLPCTFHLRYFFSWCVKPLGLHKIGHCQGSHAWIYQRSSEEAPNLSRARLHETLAKALHPLLSWLVLTARHMVRALRKLPIFGAAR
- a CDS encoding glycosyltransferase; protein product: MARNALGSLLPALQHTANPVLHSPAWLPCRLDRELNAFDADLLHLHWVQGEMLSIEAIGRLHKPLVWTLHDGWAFCGSEHYPDGAEDRRYQQGYHRGNRPPNHHGLDLDRWCWQRKRRHWKRPMQLVCPSRWLASCVERSALLRDWPVRVIPHPLPTDLYRPWPQALARQLFALPAEAPLLLFGAIGGSRDPRKGWDLLAPALQQLAHTQPSLQVVVFGQSEPADPPRLGLPIHYVGALHDNQALALLYSSADVMVVPSRMEALGQTASEAQACGVPVVAFNATGLPDVVEHLRTGYLAAPFDPTDLAAGIRWVLEDDERRSKLGAMARSRAAQLWQPAGIARQYLEVYEQARDAWNG
- a CDS encoding glycosyltransferase family 2 protein; its protein translation is MRQVIDAIRPVAPCRLFVACDGPNPERPGEAEKVAATRTVIEEEIDWPCEMQQLYSDSNQGCRLGVSRAITWFFEQVEEGIILEDDCVPHPDFFPYCTELLERYRHDTRVWCISGNNFQNGRWRGDGSYYFSRYNHCWGWATWRHCWSHYDRELLHWPSLKASGLLGSIFENSREAKYWTRIWDRLLHEGKPDTWDYQWTLTCLMNGGITALPNRNLVTNIGFAMDACHTTTAPSSAMPLSNFVNATSPSGLFPLRHPGFTLQDKSADAYTYKHHFSISLALRLGQRLQLGKPRRSARTRLESND